Proteins encoded within one genomic window of Ranitomeya variabilis isolate aRanVar5 chromosome 4, aRanVar5.hap1, whole genome shotgun sequence:
- the LOC143766253 gene encoding uncharacterized protein LOC143766253 isoform X2, with the protein MFSEFKAEDHDITPCTSCDEHTIIPDVFSDIYSNELSSDPFQQVLSCDSSWTYMQNKTYRIDAEHQKAHTEENTFSCSECGKYFKYKSVLAIHQRTHTGEKPFSCSECGKCYGIKSGLVRHQRTHTGEKPFYCSQCGKYFSHKSHLLQHQKIHTEEKPFSCSECGKCFKWKADLLTHVRVHTGEKPYTCLECGKCFNYQSYLLTHQKIHTGEKPFSCLECGKCFNRKSSFLTHQRIHTGEKPYSCLECGKCFNHKSYFLTHQRIHTGEKPFSCLECGKCFNRKSYLLTHQRYHTGEKPFSCSECGKYFTEKGQMIRHQRIHAVEKPFSCPECGKCFSHNSYLLTHLGTHTGEKPYSCTECGKRFMVKSTLLRHQRSHKKERPFSCSECGKCFTAKSSLVTHQKSHTGVKPFSCSDCGKYFTLKSHLLQHQRIHTGE; encoded by the coding sequence ATGTTTTCAGAATTTAAAGCAGAAGATCATGATATCACACCATGTACATCTTGTGATGAGCATACCATTATCCCAGATGTATTTTCAGACATTTACAGCAATGAACTTTCATCCGATCCTTTTCAACAGGTCCTATCGTGTGATTCATCATGGACTTATATGCAAAATAAAACTTACAGAATAGATGCTGAACATCAAAAAGCTCATACAGAGGAGAatacattttcatgttcagaatgtggaaaatatttcaaGTATAAATCAGTTTTAGctatacatcagagaactcatacaggggagaagccattttcatgttcagaatgtgggaaatgttatggcaTTAAATCGGGTCTTGTTaggcatcagagaactcacactggaGAAAAACCATTTTACTGTTcccaatgtgggaaatattttagccACAAATCACATCTTCTTCAGCATCAAAAAATTCATAcagaggagaagccattttcatgttcagaatgtgggaaatgttttaagtggAAAGCCGACTTACTTACACATGTGAGAGTTCATACTGGTGAGAAGCCATATActtgtttggaatgtgggaaatgttttaactatcAATCGTATCTTCTTactcatcagaaaattcacacaggggagaagccattttcttgtttagaatgtgggaaatgttttaaccgtaaatcATCTTTTCttacacatcaaagaattcacacaggggagaaaccatatagttgtttggaatgtgggaaatgttttaaccataaatcataTTTTCTTacccatcaaagaattcacacaggggagaaaccattttcttgtttagaatgtggaaaatgttttaaccgtaaatcATATCTTCTTACACATCAGAgatatcacacaggggagaagccattttcatgttcagaatgtgggaaatattttacagagAAAGGCCAAATGATTAGACACCAGAGAATTCATGCagtggagaagccattttcatgtccagaatgtgggaaatgttttagccataatTCATATCTTCTTACACATTtgggaactcacacaggagagaagccatattcatgtacagaatgtgggaaacgttttatgGTTAAATCAACACTTCttagacatcagagaagtcacaaaaAGGAgagaccattttcatgttcagaatgtgggaagtgttttaccgcaaaatcaagtcttgttacacatcagaaaaGTCATACAGGtgtgaagcctttttcatgttcagactgtgggaaatattttaccctCAAATCACATCTTCTtcaacatcaaagaattcacacaggagagtag
- the LOC143766253 gene encoding uncharacterized protein LOC143766253 isoform X1, producing the protein MMDRDRDKMAERIIHLTLEILFRLTGEDYTVVKKTSSERCQDPVSEGWRRPLNPIMGPPPQPLIHEDINDQKILELTYKMIELLTGEVPIRCQDVTIYFSMEEWEYLEGHRDLYKDVMMAVSQPLTSPVLSSNMKTPERCPHHLPQDCNQEDPNVPQAHQGEDLTHINTTGIYVRREEWCKLETPTDNRPDDLTRSSEAHLMFSEFKAEDHDITPCTSCDEHTIIPDVFSDIYSNELSSDPFQQVLSCDSSWTYMQNKTYRIDAEHQKAHTEENTFSCSECGKYFKYKSVLAIHQRTHTGEKPFSCSECGKCYGIKSGLVRHQRTHTGEKPFYCSQCGKYFSHKSHLLQHQKIHTEEKPFSCSECGKCFKWKADLLTHVRVHTGEKPYTCLECGKCFNYQSYLLTHQKIHTGEKPFSCLECGKCFNRKSSFLTHQRIHTGEKPYSCLECGKCFNHKSYFLTHQRIHTGEKPFSCLECGKCFNRKSYLLTHQRYHTGEKPFSCSECGKYFTEKGQMIRHQRIHAVEKPFSCPECGKCFSHNSYLLTHLGTHTGEKPYSCTECGKRFMVKSTLLRHQRSHKKERPFSCSECGKCFTAKSSLVTHQKSHTGVKPFSCSDCGKYFTLKSHLLQHQRIHTGE; encoded by the exons atgatggatagggacagggataagatggcggagaggataatacacctcaccctagagatcctcttccgacttactggagag gattacacagtagtgaagaagacctctagtgagcgctgtcaggaccctgtgtctgagggatggagaagacccctgaacccaatcatggggcctccacctcaacccctgatacatgaggacatcaatgaccagaagatcctagaactcacctacaagatgattgagctgctgactggagag gttcctataaggtgtcaggatgtcaccatctatttctccatggaggagtgggagtatttagaaggacacagagatctgtacaaggacgttatGATGGCAGtttcccagcccctcacatcaccag ttctatccagtaacatgaaaacaccagagagatgtccccatcatcttccacaggactgtaatcaagaagatcccaatgttcctcaggctcatcag ggtgaagatctgacccatattaatactacagggaTATATGTGAGGCGTGAGGAGTGGTGTAAACTGGAGACTCCTACAGATAaccgcccag ATGACTTAACCAGAAGCTCAGAAGCACATCTGATGTTTTCAGAATTTAAAGCAGAAGATCATGATATCACACCATGTACATCTTGTGATGAGCATACCATTATCCCAGATGTATTTTCAGACATTTACAGCAATGAACTTTCATCCGATCCTTTTCAACAGGTCCTATCGTGTGATTCATCATGGACTTATATGCAAAATAAAACTTACAGAATAGATGCTGAACATCAAAAAGCTCATACAGAGGAGAatacattttcatgttcagaatgtggaaaatatttcaaGTATAAATCAGTTTTAGctatacatcagagaactcatacaggggagaagccattttcatgttcagaatgtgggaaatgttatggcaTTAAATCGGGTCTTGTTaggcatcagagaactcacactggaGAAAAACCATTTTACTGTTcccaatgtgggaaatattttagccACAAATCACATCTTCTTCAGCATCAAAAAATTCATAcagaggagaagccattttcatgttcagaatgtgggaaatgttttaagtggAAAGCCGACTTACTTACACATGTGAGAGTTCATACTGGTGAGAAGCCATATActtgtttggaatgtgggaaatgttttaactatcAATCGTATCTTCTTactcatcagaaaattcacacaggggagaagccattttcttgtttagaatgtgggaaatgttttaaccgtaaatcATCTTTTCttacacatcaaagaattcacacaggggagaaaccatatagttgtttggaatgtgggaaatgttttaaccataaatcataTTTTCTTacccatcaaagaattcacacaggggagaaaccattttcttgtttagaatgtggaaaatgttttaaccgtaaatcATATCTTCTTACACATCAGAgatatcacacaggggagaagccattttcatgttcagaatgtgggaaatattttacagagAAAGGCCAAATGATTAGACACCAGAGAATTCATGCagtggagaagccattttcatgtccagaatgtgggaaatgttttagccataatTCATATCTTCTTACACATTtgggaactcacacaggagagaagccatattcatgtacagaatgtgggaaacgttttatgGTTAAATCAACACTTCttagacatcagagaagtcacaaaaAGGAgagaccattttcatgttcagaatgtgggaagtgttttaccgcaaaatcaagtcttgttacacatcagaaaaGTCATACAGGtgtgaagcctttttcatgttcagactgtgggaaatattttaccctCAAATCACATCTTCTtcaacatcaaagaattcacacaggagagtag